GCGGATGTGTGTCTCCGGCTGCCCTTACAAGAAGGTCTACTTCAACCACAAGACCGGCAAGGCCGAGAAGTGCACGTTCTGCTACCCGCGCGTCGAGGTCGGCATCCCGACCGTCTGCTCGGAGACGTGCGTGGGCCGGCTGCGCTATCTCGGCCTCGTCCTCTACGACGCCGACAAGGTGCTCGAGGCGGCGAGCGTCGAGGACGAGCACGCGCTGTACGACGCCCAGCGGGCCTGCTTCCTCGACCCGCACGACCCGGCGGTGCGTGCCGCCGCGGCCGAGGCGGGCATCCCCGACGACTGGATCGAGGCCGCCGAGCGCTCGCCGGTGTGGCGGCTGATCAACGAGTACCAGGTCGCGCTGCCGCTGCATCCGGAGTACCGCACGATGCCGATGGTCTGGTACATCCCGCCGCTCTCGCCGGTCGTCGACGCGGTCAAGGACACCGGCGAGGACGCCGAGGACCGCGGCAACCTGTTCGCCGCGATCGACGCGCTGCGGATCCCGGTCGAGTACCTCGCCAACCTGTTCACCGCCGGCGACACCGGCCCTGTCGACCGGGTGCTGCACAAGCTCGCCGCGATGCGCTCGTACATGCGCGACATCAACCTCGGCCGCGATGTCGACGAGACGATCCCCGCCGCGGTGGGGATGACGGGGGAGCAGCTCTACGAGATGTTCCGGCTGCTCGCCATCGCCAAGTACGACGAGCGCTACGTCATCCCGACCGCGCACGTCGAGCAGGCGCACGCGCTGGAGGAGCTCGCCACCGACTGCCCCGTCTCGGAGTACGGCGGCGGCCAGAACGATCTGTTCGGCGAGGGCTCCGGCTATCCCACGCCCGTCGCGGTCGAGAACTTCCGGATGCTGCAGGAGCGGCAGACCAGCGACACGCTCGCCGCTCCTGTCGACAAGAGCAGCCGGGTCAACCTGCTCAGCTGGGACGGGAAGGGGGTGCCCGACGGGCTCTTCCCGCCGCGCCCGGGCACCCCGGACGGGGAGTCGTCGTGAGGCGGCGCGCGCGGGTCGACGTACGGCCGGTGTGGGCGGCGTGCGCGGCCCTGCTCGACTACCCGACCGCGGCCCTGCTCGACGCGCTCGACGACATCGAGGCGCTGGTCCCCGCGCATCCCGACCTGGCCGGGTTGATCGACCACCTGCGCGGCTCGCCACCTGCGGACCTGCAGGCGGAGTACGTCGCGACCTTCGACCACACCCGCAAGTGTGCGCTCTACCTCACCTACTTCGCGTACGGCGACACCCGGCGCCGTGGCCAGGCGCTGGTGCGCTTCAAGGAGACCTACCGGGCCGCCGGCGTCGCCTGGGACGAGACGACCGGCGAGCTGCCGGACCACCTGTGCGCCGTCCTGCAGTTCGGGGCGACCGTGGACCCGGCAGCCGGTGGGCGACTCCTCGCCGAGCACCGCGCCGGCGTGGAGATGCTGCGGCTGGCATTGAGCGGGTGGCGCAACGACGACGGCACCACCGGGTCGCCCTGGGCGGGCGCGCTGCGCGCGATCTGCGCGACCCTGCCCGAGCTGCGTGGCGACGAGGCCGACGCCGTCCGCCGGCTGGTCGAGCAGGGCCCACCGGCCGAGGAGGTCGGTCTCGACGGCTACGGCGCGGGGCCGGCGCTCATCGCGCCCGCCACCCTCGCGGTGAGGAGCTGACGTGGACGTCTTCCTCTGGGTGATCGTGCCCTACCTGTGCCTGGCGACCTTCGTGATCGGGCACGTGTGGCGCTACCGCTACGACAAGTTCGGCTGGACCACGCGGTCCTCGCAGCTCTACGAGAGCCGGCTGCTCCGGCTGGGCTCGCCGCTCTTCCACTTCGGCATGCTCGGCGTCGTCGGCGGCCACGTGATCGGGCTGCTGGTGCCGCGGAGCTGGACCGACGCGATCGGGATCTCCGACCACGCCTACCACGTCGTCGCCGTCGTGGGCGGCCTCGTGGCCGGGGCGATGGCACTCGTCGGGATGGTCATCCTGATCTACCGCCGGCGTACCGTCGGGCCGGTCTTCTCCGCCACCACCCCGATGGACAAGGTGATGTACGCCTTCCTCGGCGTGGTCATCGCGCTGGGGATGTGGAACACCATCGCCGGGTCGATCTTCACCCTCGGCGGGGAGTACAACTACCGCGAGGGCGTCTCGGTCTGGTACCGCTCGTTCCTCGCGTTCACCCCGGACGCCTCGCTGATGGCCGACGCGCCGATCGGGTTCCGGCTGCACGCGCTGGTCGCCTTCGGGCTGTTCGCGCTGTGGCCGTTCACCCGTCTGGTGCACGTCTTCAGCGCCCCGCTCGGGTACCTCACCCGCCCCTATATCGTCTACCGCAGCCGCGATGCGCAGCCCGGGAGGAGCACGCCATGGAGTCCACGAGTCTGACCACCCTGGTCCGCGAGCAGGTCGACGCGGCCCGCGCGGCGAGCAGCGGCCGTGCCGCCGTGACGGTGTACGGCGGCCGGGAGCACCGGCTGCGCCAGACCCTGATCGCGCTCAAGGCGGGCGAGCGGCTCGGCGAGCACGATGCGCCGGAGGAGGCGACCCTCCAGGTGCTGGAGGGCGAGGTCGCCCTGCACGCCGGCGGCGAGACCTGGCGCGGCGAGTCGGGCGACCATCTCGTCATCCCGCCGCAGCGCCACGACCTGGAGGCGCTCACGGATGCCGCGGTGCTGCTGACGGTCGCTAACTGAGCAGGTCCCGGGGCGTGACCGTGACCGGGAAGGGGCGCTCGGCGCTCCACGACTCGCTCCCGGAGACGTCCGCGACGACGACATACGCGCCGTCGACCAGCTCGCGGGCGATCAGCCGGAGCGACCTCGGGTCGATCATCCAGTACGACGGGATGCCGGCGCGCTGGTAGCGCTCCAGCTTCATGTTCCTGTCGATCACCTGGGTGCTGGGGGAGAGCACCTCCACGACCAGGAGCGGGACCGCGGGCAGGTTCTTGTCGGTGAAGTCGGAGCGGCGCGCCACCAGGACGTCCGGCTCGACGACGGTGTCGTCGGCGAGCACGATGTCGAGCGGCGCGGCCAGGACCCGAAGGTCGTCGGGGGCAGTCTCGTCCAGAAGCCGCCACAGCCGGAGCCCAACCTCCTGGTGGTCGGGGATCGGGGAGGCGTTCACCAGCAGGATCCCGTCGATGATCTCGTAGCGGTGCCTGTCATCGGGCAGCGTCTCGAGATCGGCGTAGGTCCAGCCGCCGGGGATCAGCTCCGTCTCCACCATGACACCCATCGTGCCTCCTCGTCCCGAGATCTGTCATGTGCCTCAGGATCGCCCGCCGCCGCAGCCGCAGCAACCGCTCCTCCACAGGTCTGCTGTGGCAGGCTCGACCCGTGGTGCACGGACTCCTCCTTGCCGCCGGTGCGGGTCGCCGGATGGGCATGCCCAAGGCGCTGGTGCGCGACCCCGATGACGCAGGCGGGCCCTGGCTGACCCGCTCGGTGCGGGTCCTCCTCGACGGCGGCTGCCCGGAGGTCACCGTCGTCCTCGGTGCCGGAGCCGACGAGGCGGAGCCGCTGCTCGAGGGCCTGCCCGGCGTCACCGTCGTCCGCTCCACCGACTGGGCGTCGGGGATGGGCGCCTCCCTGGCCGCCGGGCTCGAGGCTCTCGCCCCCCGCGACGATGCCGGCGCCGCGATGGTGCACCTCGTCGACCTGCCCGACGTCACCGCCGCGGTGGTGGCCCGGGTCCTCGCCGCGGCCGGCGAGGGTGCCGCGGCCCTCGCCCGGGCGTCGTACGACGGGGTGCCCGGTCACCCCGTGCTCCTCGGCCGCGACCACTGGTCGGGGATCGCGCGGAGTGCGGTCGGCGACCGGGGCGCGCGGACCTATCTCGCCGCCCGCGAGGTCGCGCTCGTCGAGTGCGGCGATCTCGCCACGGGAGCCGACGTCGATCGGCGATGATGGCGCCATGAGCTCCCCGACCGTCGAGGTCCGGAACGTGCCACCCTGGCTGGTGGCCCTCGTGGTCATCGTCAGCCTCGCCGCCTGTTCGGGGGCGGGCATCCTGGTCGGGATGGCGTTCGGCGGGAGCCGGACCGTCCTCGGCGTCCTGCAGCTCGTGGGCACCGTGGGCGGCTACTACCTCAGCCGGACGATCCTGCGTCGTCTCTACACACCGCGCTGATTCGGCAGGAGTTGCCAACCTCGTGCCAACGACCGCCCCCTAGCCTGGAGGCATGGACACCCGCGTCGCCGATCTCGCTCGCCGACTGGAGGAGACCGGATATCTCTGTGACGAGGAGCTGGCGACGGTCCTCTTCCTGTCCCTGGAGATGTCGCGGCCGTTGCTGCTGGAGGGCGAGCCGGGCACCGGCAAGACCGCGCTGGCGGAGGCGATCGCCGAGTCGCTGGACCGGCCGCTGATCCGGCTGCAGTGCTACGAGGGGATCGACGCGACGCAGGCGCTCTACGACTGGGACTTCCCGCGCCAGATCCTGCACCTGCGCGCGCTCGAGGCCCTCTCCGACGGCGCCAAGGGCGGTGTCGAGGGGGTGGAGGAGGCCGAGAAGAGCCTGTACGACGAGCGGTTCCTGCTCGCGCGGCCGGTGCTGGCCGCGCTGCAGCAGAGCCCGGCAGTGCTGCTCATCGACGAGGTGGACCGGGCCGACGACGAGTTCGAGGCGTTCCTGCTGGAGGTGCTCTCGACCTTCCAGGTGACCATCCCCGAGCTCGGGACCGTGCAGGCGGCGACGCCGCCGACCGTGGTGCTGACGTCCAACCGCACCCGCGAGCTGCACGACGCGCTGAAGCGGCGCTGTCTCTACCACTGGATCGACCACCCCGGCCTGGAGCGTGAGGTCGCCATCGTCCGTTCCCGGGCGCCCGAGGTGAGCGCGACCCTGGCCCGCCAGGTGGTCGAGGTCGTCCAGCAGCTGCGCTCCGACGCCGACCTCCTCAAGCCGCCGGGTGTCGCCGAGACGCTCGACTGGGCACGGGCCCTGCACCATCTCGGCACCGCCGACCTCGACGTCGAGACGGCGGCGCGGACCCTCGGTGCGCTCGTGAAGTACCGCGACGACGCCGAGCGGGTGCGCGCCGCGCTCGACCGGATGCTGGCGAGATGACCACCCTGGCGACCGACCTGCTGCACCAGCCCGACGAGGTCCTGCTGGGCTTCGCCACCGCCCTGCGCGCGGCCGGCGTGCCGGTGACCCAGGACCGCACCCGGGCCTACCTCGACGCCGTCGCGCTGGTCGGCCTCGGCGACCGGTCGGCCACCCGGGCGGCGGGCCGGGCCACGCTCTGCGCGACCCCGGAGGACCTCGAGCGCCACGACCGGATCTTCGAGGAGTGGTTCCAGCGCGACCTCAGCACGCCGGTCAGCCGGCCCCGGGCCACCCAGCCCAAGGCGGTGGCCACGCTGCTGCCCGACGACCAGGATGCCGGGGCGGGCGGACCGGACCCCGACGACGACCCGGTCCGGGCGGCCGCCAGCACCGCGGAGGTGCTGCGGCACCGTGACGTCGCGACCCTGGAGCCGGCTGAGCGGGCCCGGCTCGCGTCCATGTTCGCCGGCCTCCCGGTCCGGCTGCCGACGCGACCGACCGCGCGCCGTACGCCACACCGTCGGGGCGACGTCGACGCCTCCCGGACCCTGCGGTCGAGCCTGCGCCGGATGGGCGAGCCGGCCGAGATCCACCGCCGCCGGCGCACCACCCGGCCGCGCCGGGTGGTGCTGCTCGTCGACGTGTCCGGCTCGATGAGCGGGTACGCCGACGCACTGCTGCGCCTCGCGCACCGGGTCGTCAACGCCGGACCCGGCGTGGAGGTGTTCAGCCTCGGCACCCGGCTCACGCACCTCACCCGTGCCCTCAAGCGGCGCGACCCCGACCGGGCGATCGCTGCAGCCGGAGATGTCGTGCCCGACTGGTCCGGCGGCACCCGGCTGGGCGAGACCCTGCGCGCCTTCGTCGACCGCCACGGCCGCCGCGGCATGGCCCGCGGTGCGGTCGTGGTGATCTTCAGTGACGGCTGGGAGCGTGGCGACACCGCACTGCTGGAAGAGCAGGTCGACCGGCTGCACCGGCTCGCCCACAAGGTCGTCTGGGTCAACCCGCACCGCGGCAAGGACGGCTACGCCCCGGTGCAGCAGGGCATCGTCGCGGTGCTGCCCCACGTCGACGCGTTCCTGGCCGGGCACTCCCTGGCGACGTTCGGCGCACTGCTCGAGGAGGTTGGGAGATGATGCGTGATGCGTGAGGTGCTGCCGCAGCTGCTCGCCTGGTGGGAGGCCGGGGAGACCATCGGCATGGGCACGGTCGTCGCGACCTTCCGCTCCGCGCCGCGGCCGCCGGGTGCCTCGATGCTGGTCGGCCCGGACGCGTCCGCCGTCGGCTCGGTCTCCGGCGGCTGCGTCGAGGGCGCGGTCTACGACCTCGCCCAGGAGGTGACGACCTCCGGCACACCGATCCTGCAGCGCTACGGCGTCTCCGACGACGACGCCTTCGCCGTCGGCCTCACCTGCGGCGGGATCCTCGACGTCTACGTCGAGAAGGTGAGCCGCGCGACCTTCCCCGAGCTGGGCGAGATCGCCGCCGACATCGAGGCCGGCCGGCCCGTGGCCGTCGCGACCGTGGTCGACCACCCCGACCCGGCGTACGTCGGCCGGCGCACCGTCATCCGTCCCGACGACGCGCACCGCACGGGCAGCCTCGGCAGCCCACGCATCGACGACGCGGTGCGCGACGACGCGCTCGGCCTGCTCGCGGCCGGCCACAACGGCACGCTGTCCTACGGCCCCGACGGGGAGCGTCGCGGCGAGGGCATGCGGGTCTTCGTATGGGCCTTCGCGCCGGCCCCGCGGATGCTGGTCTTCGGCGCCATCGACTTCGCCGCCGCCGTCGCGCGGGTCGGGGGCTTCCTCGGCTACCACGTCACCGTCTGCGACGCCCGGCCCGTGTTCGCGACGACCAGCCGCTTCCCGGGCGCCGACGAGGTCGTCGTGGAGTGGCCGCACCGCTACCTCGCCGCCGAGCAGGAGGCCGGTCGGGTCGACACGCGCACCGTGATCACGGTGCTCACCCATGACCCCAAGTTCGACGTCCCCCTCCTCGAGGTCGCGCTCCGGCTGCCCGAGGTCGGGTACGTCGGCGCGATGGGCTCCCGGCGCACCCACGACGACCGGATGGACCGGCTGCGCGAGGCCGGTCTCACCGAGGCGGAGCTGGCGCTGCTGCACAGCCCGATCGGGCTCGACCTCGGCGCCCGCACGCCCGAGGAGACGGCGATCAGCATCGCCGCGGAGATCGTCGCCGGCCGCTGGGGTGGGTCGGGGGAGCCGCTGGCCGCCCGATCCGGTCGCATCCACGCGTGATCCGCCTCACACCCGCGGGGTAGGGTGCGGTCATGGACGAGCTCGACCAGCGTCGGCGGCTGGCCCTGGCCGCCTGGACCACCTGGGTCGAGGAGGGCGACGGCGCGCTGACGACCGTCCGGCCCGAGATCCTCGACAGCTGGACCCGCTCCGGTGCCTCGGTCGCCCGCGACCTCGGCCGGGCACCGCTCGCCGACGAGTCCGAGACCCGCTCCTTCTGGCAGGGCTCGCCCCTGCAGATCGCCGTCGAGCGGGTCGAGGACGAGCTGCGCCGCACCGCCGAGGACGGCGACCTGGTCCTCGCCGTCACCGACCCCGACACCCGCGTGCTGTGGACCTACGGCGGCCGGGTGATGCGGCGCAAGGCGGAGAGTGTCAACTTCGTGCCCGGCGGGCGCTGGGACGACCGGTCCATCGGCACCAACGCCCTCGACCTCGCCAACCGGCTGGACCGGCCGTCGATGGTGTTCAGCGCCGAGCACTATGCCCCGATCGTGCACAACTGGGTCTGCTGGGCCGCCCCGGTGCACGACCCGGTCAGCGGCACCAAGCTCGGCGTCCTCGACATCTCGACCACCTGGGACCGCACCCACCCGATCGGCCTCGCGACCGCCCGCGTGCTCGCCCGGCTGGTGGAGCAGGCCCTGCCGCGCACCCACCAGTACGTCGACGAGTCGCCGGAGGAGATCGCCGAGCCGGGCCTGGTGCTGAGCCTGCTCGGCACCGCCGAGGCGCGGGTCGACGGACAGCGGCTGCTGCTCAACCGGCGCCAGACCGAGATCCTCTCGCTGCTCGCGCTGCACCCCGACGGGCTCTCCCTCGACCAGCTGCACGCGATGCTCTACGGCGACCACGCGGTCACCTTCTCCACGCTCAAGGCAGAGGTGTCCCACCTGCGGCAGGCGCTGGCGGGTCAGCTCGCGTCGCGCCCCTACCGGCTGCTCATGCCGATCGCCACCGACGTCGACCATGTGATCGCGCTGCTGCGCCGCGGTGAGGTCGCCGCCGCCGTCGAGGCCTACGGCGGGGACCTGCTCCCCGGCACCGAGAGCCCGGCGCTCGTCGAGATGGGCGAGTACGTCGCGGTCGCGGTCCGCGAGGCGCTGCTGGCCGATCCGCAGCCCGACGCCGTCCTGCACTACAGCGAGCTGGCGCCGTACGACACCGCCGTGCTGGAGGCCTGCCTCGCCGAGCTGGGCCGCCACGGCCGGCTGCGCCACCCGGCGATCCCGCTGCTCAAGGCCCGCCTGGCCGTCGCCGACACCTGAGCCCGGCATCATCCGATCGGATGATGCCCGCGCCGCCCGCTGTCCGATGTGCGCCCGGCGCGCCCGGGCCAGGCTGGGACCATGACTTCTCCCGCGGTGATCGTCGACGACCTGCGCAAGCGCTACGGCGACAAGGTGGCGGTCGACGGGATCAGCCTGCGCGTCGAGGAGGGCGAGATCTTCGGGATCCTCGGCCCGAACGGCGCCGGCAAGACCACGACCGTCGAGTGCGTGGCCGGTCTGCGGACCGGTGACGAGGGCAGCGTCCGGGTGCACGGCATCGATCCGTGGACCGACCGTGCCGCCCTCACCCGGGTCCTCGGCATCCAGCTCCAGGAGAGCCGGCTCCAGGCCAAGATCACCGTTCGCGAGGCGCTGGAGCTGTGGTCGGCGCTCTACGACGACCCCGTCGCCTGGTCCGGCCTCGCCGAGCGGCTCGGGCTGACCGAGCTGCTCCCGCGGCGCTACGCCAAGCTCAGCGGCGGCCAGCAGCAGCGCCTCTCGATCGCGCTGGCACTGGTCGGGCGACCGCGGGTGGTCGTCCTGGACGAGCTGAGCACCGGGCTCGACCCGCGAGCGCGCCGCGACGTGTGGCAGCTCGTGCGCGACGTACGGGCCGCGGGGACGACGGTGCTGCTGGTCACCCACGCGATGGAGGAGGCCCAGGAGCTCTGCGATCGGATCGCCATCGTCGACGGCGGCCGGATCCGGGCCCTGGACACCCCGGTCGGCCTGGTCGCCGCCGCGGGAGCGGCCACCACGACGACCTTCCGGCCCTCCGCCCCCCTCGACCTGGAGGCGCTGCGCGAGCTGCCGGGCGTCGCCTCCGTGCACGCGGACGGCGGTCGCGTGGTCGTCACCGGAGCCGACGACACCGTACTGGTCCTGCTGCCCGCACTCGAGCGGCAGCGCGTCGTCCCGCACGCGCTGCGGGTCGAGGCGGGCTCGCTCGACACCGCCTACCTGGATCTCACCGCCGGCCCGATCGAGGAGAACGTCTGATGGCCACCGTCACCGCCACCGCCGCCGTGATCCGCACCGAGGCGCGCCTGTTCGGCCGCGAGATCGGCGCGGTCTTCTGGACGGTCGTGTTCCCAGCCGCGCTCGTGGCCCTCCTCGGCTCCGTCCCGAGCTTCAGCGATCCGGTGGACGGGACCGGCGGGCTGCGCACCATCGACCTCTACGTGTCGATCGCGATCCTCATGTCGATGTGCATGGCCGCCGTGATGGCGATGCCCGCGGCGGTCTTCGCCTACCGCGAGGCGGGCGTGCTGCGCCGGCTGCGGACCACACCCGTCGGCCCCGGCGCCGTCCTGCTCGCCCAGGCGCTGCTGCACGCCGCCGCGGTCGTCGGCGCCTCGGCGCTGGTGCTCACGATCGGGCGGGTCGCCTACGACACCCCGTTGCCGGAGTCGCCGCTCGGCTACCTCGCGGCCTACGCGCTCGCGCTCGTGGCGGCGTTCTCGGTCGGCGCGGTCATCACCTCGCTGGTGCCCAACAGCCGGGTCGGCACGGCGGTCGGCACCGTCGTCTTCTTCCCGATGCTGTTCACCGCCGGCGTGTGGCTGCCGGTGCAGGTGATGCCGGACGCGCTGCGGGAGATCGTCGTGCTGACCCCGCTCGGCGCCGCCTCGGAGGCGCTCGCCGAGGCGATGGCGGGCGACTTCCCCGACCTGCGGCACCTGCTCGTCGTCGCGGCGTGGGCGGGTGTGCTGTGGCTCGTCTCGGTGCGGACCTTCCGCTGGGAGTGAGCGGCGGGGCCGGGACGGTGAGAGGGTGGGTGGTGTGAGCGTCGTGCCGGAGGGGAGCTGGGAGCGCCGGCTCGGCTACCTGCCGCTGGGTCTGCTCGGCGTGGCCGCCGCGGTGGCCCTGGCCACCGGTCCCGCCCGGGGCGGGGCCACGTCCTGGCCGGACCTGGTCCCCCTGCTGGTGCTGCTGGTGCTGACGACCGGCTGGCTCCTGTGGTGGCTGCACCGTGCGCCCACCCTGCTGTCGTACGCCGTCCGCGGGCTGCTGGCGCTCGGGCTGACCCTGCTCGACCCGTTGTTCTGCATCTTCGCCTGGATCGGCTTCGCCGATGCCGTCGAGGTCTTCCCCCGTCGCGGGCTGTGGCTCGGGATCGGTGCGACCGCCGTGACGATGGCACTCGGCCAGTCCGGT
This region of Nocardioides sp. L-11A genomic DNA includes:
- a CDS encoding VWA domain-containing protein, with protein sequence MTTLATDLLHQPDEVLLGFATALRAAGVPVTQDRTRAYLDAVALVGLGDRSATRAAGRATLCATPEDLERHDRIFEEWFQRDLSTPVSRPRATQPKAVATLLPDDQDAGAGGPDPDDDPVRAAASTAEVLRHRDVATLEPAERARLASMFAGLPVRLPTRPTARRTPHRRGDVDASRTLRSSLRRMGEPAEIHRRRRTTRPRRVVLLVDVSGSMSGYADALLRLAHRVVNAGPGVEVFSLGTRLTHLTRALKRRDPDRAIAAAGDVVPDWSGGTRLGETLRAFVDRHGRRGMARGAVVVIFSDGWERGDTALLEEQVDRLHRLAHKVVWVNPHRGKDGYAPVQQGIVAVLPHVDAFLAGHSLATFGALLEEVGR
- a CDS encoding cupin domain-containing protein — protein: MESTSLTTLVREQVDAARAASSGRAAVTVYGGREHRLRQTLIALKAGERLGEHDAPEEATLQVLEGEVALHAGGETWRGESGDHLVIPPQRHDLEALTDAAVLLTVAN
- a CDS encoding ABC transporter ATP-binding protein; protein product: MTSPAVIVDDLRKRYGDKVAVDGISLRVEEGEIFGILGPNGAGKTTTVECVAGLRTGDEGSVRVHGIDPWTDRAALTRVLGIQLQESRLQAKITVREALELWSALYDDPVAWSGLAERLGLTELLPRRYAKLSGGQQQRLSIALALVGRPRVVVLDELSTGLDPRARRDVWQLVRDVRAAGTTVLLVTHAMEEAQELCDRIAIVDGGRIRALDTPVGLVAAAGAATTTTFRPSAPLDLEALRELPGVASVHADGGRVVVTGADDTVLVLLPALERQRVVPHALRVEAGSLDTAYLDLTAGPIEENV
- the narJ gene encoding nitrate reductase molybdenum cofactor assembly chaperone encodes the protein MRRRARVDVRPVWAACAALLDYPTAALLDALDDIEALVPAHPDLAGLIDHLRGSPPADLQAEYVATFDHTRKCALYLTYFAYGDTRRRGQALVRFKETYRAAGVAWDETTGELPDHLCAVLQFGATVDPAAGGRLLAEHRAGVEMLRLALSGWRNDDGTTGSPWAGALRAICATLPELRGDEADAVRRLVEQGPPAEEVGLDGYGAGPALIAPATLAVRS
- a CDS encoding NTP transferase domain-containing protein, with protein sequence MVHGLLLAAGAGRRMGMPKALVRDPDDAGGPWLTRSVRVLLDGGCPEVTVVLGAGADEAEPLLEGLPGVTVVRSTDWASGMGASLAAGLEALAPRDDAGAAMVHLVDLPDVTAAVVARVLAAAGEGAAALARASYDGVPGHPVLLGRDHWSGIARSAVGDRGARTYLAAREVALVECGDLATGADVDRR
- the narH gene encoding nitrate reductase subunit beta; the protein is MRVMAQMAMVMNLDKCIGCHTCSVTCKQAWTNRTGTEYVWFNNVETRPGLGYPRTYEDQDEWQGGWVRKPNGRLALRSGGRIKKLLTIFSNPKLPSIEDYYEPWTYDYDTLLSSPQTDTFPVARPQSLLTGADMNVEWSANWDDDLGGSQEHAARDVMLRGIEDKVKLEFEQTFMFYLPRICEHCLNPSCAASCPSGAIYKRAEDGIVLVDQDRCRGWRMCVSGCPYKKVYFNHKTGKAEKCTFCYPRVEVGIPTVCSETCVGRLRYLGLVLYDADKVLEAASVEDEHALYDAQRACFLDPHDPAVRAAAAEAGIPDDWIEAAERSPVWRLINEYQVALPLHPEYRTMPMVWYIPPLSPVVDAVKDTGEDAEDRGNLFAAIDALRIPVEYLANLFTAGDTGPVDRVLHKLAAMRSYMRDINLGRDVDETIPAAVGMTGEQLYEMFRLLAIAKYDERYVIPTAHVEQAHALEELATDCPVSEYGGGQNDLFGEGSGYPTPVAVENFRMLQERQTSDTLAAPVDKSSRVNLLSWDGKGVPDGLFPPRPGTPDGESS
- a CDS encoding Uma2 family endonuclease, producing the protein MVETELIPGGWTYADLETLPDDRHRYEIIDGILLVNASPIPDHQEVGLRLWRLLDETAPDDLRVLAAPLDIVLADDTVVEPDVLVARRSDFTDKNLPAVPLLVVEVLSPSTQVIDRNMKLERYQRAGIPSYWMIDPRSLRLIARELVDGAYVVVADVSGSESWSAERPFPVTVTPRDLLS
- a CDS encoding MoxR family ATPase → MDTRVADLARRLEETGYLCDEELATVLFLSLEMSRPLLLEGEPGTGKTALAEAIAESLDRPLIRLQCYEGIDATQALYDWDFPRQILHLRALEALSDGAKGGVEGVEEAEKSLYDERFLLARPVLAALQQSPAVLLIDEVDRADDEFEAFLLEVLSTFQVTIPELGTVQAATPPTVVLTSNRTRELHDALKRRCLYHWIDHPGLEREVAIVRSRAPEVSATLARQVVEVVQQLRSDADLLKPPGVAETLDWARALHHLGTADLDVETAARTLGALVKYRDDAERVRAALDRMLAR
- a CDS encoding transcriptional regulator, whose product is MDELDQRRRLALAAWTTWVEEGDGALTTVRPEILDSWTRSGASVARDLGRAPLADESETRSFWQGSPLQIAVERVEDELRRTAEDGDLVLAVTDPDTRVLWTYGGRVMRRKAESVNFVPGGRWDDRSIGTNALDLANRLDRPSMVFSAEHYAPIVHNWVCWAAPVHDPVSGTKLGVLDISTTWDRTHPIGLATARVLARLVEQALPRTHQYVDESPEEIAEPGLVLSLLGTAEARVDGQRLLLNRRQTEILSLLALHPDGLSLDQLHAMLYGDHAVTFSTLKAEVSHLRQALAGQLASRPYRLLMPIATDVDHVIALLRRGEVAAAVEAYGGDLLPGTESPALVEMGEYVAVAVREALLADPQPDAVLHYSELAPYDTAVLEACLAELGRHGRLRHPAIPLLKARLAVADT
- the narI gene encoding respiratory nitrate reductase subunit gamma, which encodes MDVFLWVIVPYLCLATFVIGHVWRYRYDKFGWTTRSSQLYESRLLRLGSPLFHFGMLGVVGGHVIGLLVPRSWTDAIGISDHAYHVVAVVGGLVAGAMALVGMVILIYRRRTVGPVFSATTPMDKVMYAFLGVVIALGMWNTIAGSIFTLGGEYNYREGVSVWYRSFLAFTPDASLMADAPIGFRLHALVAFGLFALWPFTRLVHVFSAPLGYLTRPYIVYRSRDAQPGRSTPWSPRV
- a CDS encoding ABC transporter permease, whose amino-acid sequence is MATVTATAAVIRTEARLFGREIGAVFWTVVFPAALVALLGSVPSFSDPVDGTGGLRTIDLYVSIAILMSMCMAAVMAMPAAVFAYREAGVLRRLRTTPVGPGAVLLAQALLHAAAVVGASALVLTIGRVAYDTPLPESPLGYLAAYALALVAAFSVGAVITSLVPNSRVGTAVGTVVFFPMLFTAGVWLPVQVMPDALREIVVLTPLGAASEALAEAMAGDFPDLRHLLVVAAWAGVLWLVSVRTFRWE
- a CDS encoding XdhC family protein, producing MREVLPQLLAWWEAGETIGMGTVVATFRSAPRPPGASMLVGPDASAVGSVSGGCVEGAVYDLAQEVTTSGTPILQRYGVSDDDAFAVGLTCGGILDVYVEKVSRATFPELGEIAADIEAGRPVAVATVVDHPDPAYVGRRTVIRPDDAHRTGSLGSPRIDDAVRDDALGLLAAGHNGTLSYGPDGERRGEGMRVFVWAFAPAPRMLVFGAIDFAAAVARVGGFLGYHVTVCDARPVFATTSRFPGADEVVVEWPHRYLAAEQEAGRVDTRTVITVLTHDPKFDVPLLEVALRLPEVGYVGAMGSRRTHDDRMDRLREAGLTEAELALLHSPIGLDLGARTPEETAISIAAEIVAGRWGGSGEPLAARSGRIHA